A single window of Anomaloglossus baeobatrachus isolate aAnoBae1 chromosome 5, aAnoBae1.hap1, whole genome shotgun sequence DNA harbors:
- the LOC142309923 gene encoding glutathione S-transferase P 1-like produces MAGYTLTYFPVRGRAESIRLLLADQGASWTDNEVQMGDWFSGKSDIKKQAVFGQLPQLQHGDFVLYQSNAILRYLGRIYGLSGSSNQETALIDMVNDGVEDLRLKYGRLIFTEYETGKEKYIKDLPNHLSAFERILSNNSNGTKFLVGDKILFADYNLLDTLHVHLDLDPKCLASFPLLSAYAERIASRPKLSQYLKSEKRNKRPITPKHK; encoded by the exons TGGCTGGATACACACTGACCTATTTCCCCGTTAGAG GAAGAGCTGAGTCTATCAGACTCTTGCTAGCTGATCAGGGGGCTTCATGGACTGATAATGAAGTACAGATGGGAGACTGGTTCTCTGGGAAAAGTGACATAAAGAAGCAAGCG GTTTTTGGACAACTACCTCAACTTCAGCATGGAGACTTTGTTCTGTATCAGAGCAACGCCATCCTGAGATACCTGGGCCGCATATATG GTCTCAGCGGCAGCAGCAATCAGGAGACTGCGCTTATCGACATGGTGAATGATGGCGTGGAGGACTTGAGACTGAAATATGGTCGTCTGATATTCACTGAATAT GAGACGGGTAAGGAGAAATACATAAAGGATCTGCCCAATCATCTGTCAGCATTCGAAAGGATACTTTCTAACAATTCCAATGGAACCAAGTTTCTGGTTGGAGATAAG ATCTTGTTCGCTGACTACAACCTGTTGGACACCCTTCATGTTCATCTTGACCTAGATCCAAAATGTTTAGCCTCATTCCCtctgctttctgcctatgcagagcgtATTGCCTCCCGGCCAAAACTCAGCCAGTACTTGAAATCTGAGAAGCGTAATAAGAGACCCATCACCCCGAAACACAAATAA